A single genomic interval of Paracoccus contaminans harbors:
- a CDS encoding carboxymuconolactone decarboxylase family protein gives MSDGFARLFSQMLASGQEMARAFNPGLENFDPRAFEKLIPTMSADMMEMWFGRTFNREGLDAKTRLLLTIGALTVQGGAAEPQLRLAVRHARQAGATQREIAETIWQMSMFGGVPAMQKALDLAQSVFAEEEDQG, from the coding sequence ATGAGCGACGGTTTCGCCAGGCTCTTTTCCCAGATGCTCGCCTCGGGGCAGGAGATGGCGCGCGCCTTCAATCCGGGGCTCGAGAATTTCGATCCCCGCGCCTTTGAAAAGCTGATCCCCACCATGTCCGCCGACATGATGGAGATGTGGTTCGGCCGCACCTTCAACCGCGAGGGGCTGGACGCCAAGACGCGCCTGCTGCTGACGATCGGCGCGCTGACCGTTCAGGGCGGGGCGGCCGAGCCGCAGCTGCGCCTTGCCGTGCGCCACGCGCGCCAGGCCGGCGCGACCCAGCGCGAGATCGCCGAGACGATCTGGCAGATGAGCATGTTCGGGGGCGTGCCCGCCATGCAGAAGGCGCTTGATCTGGCGCAGTCGGTATTCGCCGAAGAGGAAGACCAGGGATGA
- the nuoI gene encoding NADH-quinone oxidoreductase subunit NuoI produces MAVDLVRATKYFLLWDFIKGFGLGMKYFFAPKATINYPHERGPLSPRFRGEHALRRYPSGEERCIACKLCEAICPAQAITIDAEPREDGSRRTTRYDIDMTKCIYCGFCQEACPVDAIVESPNLEFATETREELFYDKEKLLANGEQWESVIARNLQVDAPYR; encoded by the coding sequence ATGGCCGTCGATCTGGTCCGCGCGACCAAGTATTTCCTGCTGTGGGATTTCATCAAGGGCTTCGGCCTGGGGATGAAGTATTTCTTCGCCCCCAAGGCGACGATCAACTATCCGCATGAACGCGGCCCCCTGTCGCCCCGTTTCCGGGGTGAACATGCCCTGCGCCGCTACCCGTCGGGCGAGGAACGCTGCATCGCCTGCAAGCTGTGCGAGGCGATCTGCCCGGCCCAGGCGATCACCATCGACGCCGAGCCGCGGGAGGACGGCAGCCGCCGCACCACGCGCTATGACATCGACATGACCAAATGCATCTATTGCGGTTTTTGCCAGGAGGCATGCCCGGTCGATGCGATCGTCGAAAGCCCCAATCTCGAATTTGCGACCGAGACGCGCGAGGAGCTGTTCTACGACAAGGAAAAGCTGCTGGCCAATGGCGAGCAGTGGGAATCCGTGATCGCCCGCAACCTTCAGGTGGACGCGCCCTATCGATGA
- the nuoH gene encoding NADH-quinone oxidoreductase subunit NuoH, protein MAEFFASPLGTAVILLAQGLAIIAFVMISLLFLVYGDRKVWAAVQMRRGPNVVGPWGLLQSVADALKYVVKEIVVPAGADKFVFFLAPFLSMMLAMLAWVVVPFAPGWVMANINVGVLFIFAVSSLEVYGVIMGGWASNSKYPFLASLRSAAQMISYEVSLGLIIIGVIISAGTMNLSGIVESQRGGYGLFNWYWLPHLPMLVLFFVSALAETNRPPFDLSEAESELVAGHMVEYSSTPYLLYMAGEYIAIFLMCALISILFFGGWLSPIPGLPDGALWMVLKMWVWFFMFAMVKAIVPRYRYDQLMRVGWKVFLPLSLAWVVLVAFLARFQVLGGAWARWDHLVPIGATMTGG, encoded by the coding sequence ATGGCTGAATTCTTCGCATCCCCTCTGGGAACCGCGGTCATCCTGCTGGCGCAAGGGCTCGCGATCATCGCCTTCGTGATGATCTCGCTGCTGTTCCTGGTCTATGGCGACCGCAAGGTCTGGGCGGCGGTCCAGATGCGGCGCGGCCCGAACGTCGTCGGGCCGTGGGGCCTGCTGCAATCGGTGGCCGACGCGCTGAAATACGTCGTCAAGGAAATCGTCGTCCCGGCGGGGGCCGACAAGTTCGTCTTCTTCCTTGCGCCGTTCCTGTCGATGATGCTGGCGATGCTGGCCTGGGTGGTGGTGCCCTTCGCACCCGGCTGGGTCATGGCCAACATCAACGTGGGCGTGCTGTTCATCTTCGCCGTCTCCTCGCTCGAGGTTTATGGCGTCATCATGGGTGGCTGGGCGTCGAACTCGAAATACCCCTTCCTCGCCTCGCTGCGTTCGGCCGCGCAGATGATCTCATACGAGGTTTCGCTGGGCCTCATCATCATCGGCGTCATCATTTCGGCGGGGACGATGAACCTGTCGGGCATCGTGGAAAGCCAGCGCGGCGGATACGGGCTGTTCAATTGGTACTGGCTGCCGCATCTGCCGATGCTGGTGCTGTTCTTCGTCAGCGCGCTGGCCGAGACGAACCGCCCGCCCTTCGATCTGTCCGAGGCGGAATCCGAACTGGTCGCCGGGCATATGGTCGAATATTCCTCGACGCCCTACCTGCTCTACATGGCGGGTGAATACATCGCCATCTTCCTGATGTGCGCGCTGATCTCGATCCTGTTCTTCGGCGGCTGGCTCTCGCCGATTCCCGGCCTGCCCGATGGGGCGCTGTGGATGGTGCTGAAGATGTGGGTCTGGTTCTTCATGTTCGCGATGGTGAAGGCGATCGTGCCGCGCTATCGCTATGACCAGCTCATGCGAGTCGGCTGGAAAGTCTTCCTGCCGCTGTCGCTGGCCTGGGTCGTGCTGGTCGCGTTCCTTGCCCGCTTTCAGGTGCTGGGCGGCGCATGGGCGCGTTGGGATCACCTGGTGCCGATCGGCGCCACCATGACAGGAGGCTGA
- the nuoG gene encoding NADH-quinone oxidoreductase subunit NuoG: MSDMRTIKIDDRLIEVDPNLTLIQACEQAGIEVPRFCYHERLSIAGNCRMCLVEVVGGPPKPAASCAMQVKDLRPGPDGAPSEIRTNSPMVRNAREGVMEFLLINHPLDCPICDQGGECDLQDQAMAYGVDFSRYREPKRAADDLNLGPLVETHMTRCISCTRCVRFTTEVAGIAQMGQTGRGEDSEITTYLGLTLDSNLQGNIIDLCPVGALVSKPYAFTARPWELTKTESIDVMDALGSNIRIDTKGREVMRILPRNHDGVNEEWISDKTRFVWDGLRRQRLDRPYVRENGRLRPASWDEALSVAARAMQGRKVAGLIGDLAPVEAVFALKHLVEGLGGTVECRTDGARLPAGNRSGYVGTARIEDIDNAAMIQLIGTNPRVEAPVLNARIRKAWMRGARIGLVGESVDLTYDYAHVGADRAALESLSSREISQETRDKPSVVIVGQGAIREADGAAVLGHAMRLAQNSNSTLLILHSAAARVGAMDVGAVTEGGLEAAVNGAEVIYSLGADEVDIAPGAFVIYQGSHGDRGAHRADVILPGACYTEENGLFVNTEGRPQLAMRANFAPGEAKENWAILRALSARVGRTQPWDSLAQLRRALIEAVPHLAQIDTVPENQWSPLDAGPLGQASFRNAVADFYMTNPIARSSPLMAELSAMAADRRAGLMAAQ, from the coding sequence ATGAGCGATATGCGCACCATCAAGATCGACGACCGACTGATCGAGGTCGATCCCAACCTGACGCTCATCCAAGCCTGCGAGCAGGCGGGGATCGAGGTGCCGCGTTTTTGCTATCACGAACGGCTGTCGATCGCGGGCAATTGCCGGATGTGCCTGGTCGAGGTGGTCGGCGGCCCGCCCAAGCCCGCGGCAAGCTGCGCCATGCAGGTCAAGGATCTGCGCCCCGGTCCCGATGGCGCGCCCAGCGAGATCCGCACCAACAGCCCGATGGTGCGCAACGCCCGCGAAGGGGTGATGGAGTTCCTGCTGATCAACCATCCGCTCGACTGCCCGATCTGCGATCAGGGCGGCGAATGCGACCTGCAGGACCAGGCGATGGCTTACGGCGTCGATTTCAGCCGCTACCGCGAGCCCAAGCGGGCGGCGGACGACCTCAATCTCGGCCCGCTGGTCGAGACGCATATGACGCGCTGCATCAGCTGCACGCGCTGCGTTCGCTTCACCACCGAGGTCGCGGGCATTGCCCAGATGGGCCAGACCGGCCGGGGCGAGGACAGCGAGATCACCACCTATCTGGGCCTGACGCTCGATTCCAACCTTCAGGGCAACATCATCGACCTGTGCCCGGTCGGCGCGCTGGTCAGCAAGCCCTATGCCTTCACCGCCCGCCCCTGGGAACTGACCAAGACCGAATCCATCGACGTCATGGATGCGCTGGGATCGAACATCCGCATCGACACCAAGGGGCGCGAAGTGATGCGCATCCTGCCGCGCAACCATGACGGCGTGAACGAGGAGTGGATTTCCGACAAGACGCGCTTTGTCTGGGACGGGCTGCGCCGCCAGCGGCTGGACCGGCCCTATGTGCGCGAAAACGGCCGGTTGCGCCCGGCGTCGTGGGACGAGGCGCTGTCGGTCGCGGCCCGGGCGATGCAGGGCCGCAAGGTCGCGGGGCTGATCGGCGATCTGGCCCCGGTCGAGGCGGTGTTCGCGCTGAAGCATCTGGTCGAGGGGCTGGGCGGCACGGTCGAATGCCGCACGGACGGTGCGCGGCTGCCGGCCGGGAACCGGTCCGGCTATGTCGGCACCGCGCGGATCGAGGACATCGACAATGCGGCGATGATCCAGTTGATCGGCACCAACCCGCGGGTCGAGGCGCCGGTCCTGAACGCCCGCATCCGCAAGGCCTGGATGCGGGGCGCGCGGATCGGGCTGGTGGGCGAGTCCGTCGATCTGACCTATGACTATGCCCATGTCGGGGCCGACCGGGCGGCGCTGGAAAGCCTGTCCTCGCGCGAGATTTCCCAGGAAACCCGCGACAAGCCGTCGGTGGTGATCGTCGGGCAGGGCGCCATCCGCGAGGCGGATGGGGCTGCGGTTCTGGGCCATGCCATGCGGCTGGCGCAGAATTCCAACAGCACGCTGCTGATCCTGCACAGTGCCGCCGCGCGGGTCGGCGCGATGGATGTGGGCGCGGTGACCGAAGGCGGCCTGGAGGCCGCCGTGAACGGGGCCGAGGTGATCTACAGCCTTGGCGCCGACGAGGTTGACATCGCGCCCGGCGCCTTCGTGATCTATCAGGGCAGCCATGGCGACCGCGGCGCGCACCGCGCCGATGTGATCCTGCCGGGTGCCTGCTATACCGAGGAAAACGGCCTTTTCGTGAACACGGAAGGGCGGCCGCAACTGGCGATGCGCGCCAATTTCGCCCCCGGCGAAGCCAAGGAGAACTGGGCCATCCTGCGCGCGCTTTCCGCGCGGGTGGGCCGCACCCAGCCCTGGGACAGCCTCGCCCAGCTGCGGCGCGCGCTGATCGAGGCCGTGCCGCATCTGGCGCAGATCGACACGGTGCCCGAAAACCAGTGGTCGCCGCTGGATGCCGGTCCCCTGGGGCAAGCCAGCTTCCGCAACGCGGTGGCGGATTTCTACATGACCAACCCGATCGCGCGATCCTCGCCGCTGATGGCCGAATTGTCGGCCATGGCCGCGGACCGGCGCGCCGGGCTGATGGCGGCGCAGTAG
- a CDS encoding DUF5333 domain-containing protein: MMRAAAVLGAALTLALAGPAAAREPLAKERYINDRLIAARIADRIRRECPTIDGRLVLAYQQARALQRYARDKGYSDAEIKAFLDSKPDKKRIYAIAEDYMTRKGAAKGDPQSYCRLGRAEIAARTVTGSLLVSR, translated from the coding sequence ATGATGCGGGCTGCGGCCGTGCTGGGCGCAGCCCTGACGCTGGCCCTGGCCGGCCCTGCTGCCGCGCGCGAGCCGTTGGCCAAGGAGCGTTACATCAACGACCGCTTGATTGCGGCCCGCATCGCCGACCGTATCCGCCGTGAATGCCCCACCATCGACGGCCGGCTGGTGCTTGCCTATCAGCAGGCCCGCGCGCTGCAGCGCTATGCGCGCGACAAGGGCTATTCTGATGCCGAAATCAAGGCCTTCCTTGACAGCAAGCCCGACAAGAAGCGCATCTATGCGATCGCCGAGGATTACATGACCCGCAAGGGCGCGGCCAAGGGCGATCCTCAATCCTATTGCCGGCTGGGCCGGGCCGAGATCGCGGCCCGGACCGTCACCGGATCGCTGCTGGTGTCGAGATGA
- the nuoF gene encoding NADH-quinone oxidoreductase subunit NuoF, which yields MLSDQDRIFTNLYGMGDRSLKGARARGHWDGTADIIARGRDGIIDEMKKSGLRGRGGAGFPTGMKWSFMPKESDGRPAYLVINADESEPATCKDREIMRHDPHTLIEGALIASFAMGAHAAYIYIRGEYIREREALQAAIDECYDAGLLGRNAAKSGWDFDLFLHHGAGAYICGEETALLESLEGKKGMPRMKPPFPAGAGLYGCPTTVNNVESIAVVPTILRRGAEWFASFGRPNNAGVKLFGLTGHVNTPCVVEESMSIPMRELIEKHGGGIRGGWSNLKAIIPGGASCPVLPAHLCEDAIMDFDGMRELKSSFGTACMIVMDQSVDIVKAIWRLSAFFKHESCGQCTPCREGTGWMMRVMDRLVRGEAEVEEIDMLLDVTKQVEGHTICALGDAAAWPIQGLIRHYREEIEDRIKAKRTGRMGAMAAE from the coding sequence ATGCTGAGCGATCAGGACCGGATCTTCACCAACCTCTACGGCATGGGCGACCGCAGCCTGAAGGGCGCGCGCGCGCGCGGCCACTGGGACGGCACCGCCGACATCATCGCCCGCGGCCGTGACGGCATCATCGACGAGATGAAGAAGTCGGGCCTGCGCGGCCGCGGCGGGGCAGGCTTTCCCACGGGGATGAAGTGGTCCTTCATGCCCAAGGAAAGCGATGGCCGGCCCGCCTATCTGGTGATCAACGCCGACGAATCCGAACCCGCGACCTGCAAGGACCGCGAGATCATGCGCCACGATCCGCACACGCTGATCGAGGGCGCGCTGATCGCCAGCTTTGCCATGGGCGCGCATGCGGCTTATATTTATATCCGCGGCGAATATATCCGCGAACGCGAGGCGCTGCAGGCGGCGATCGACGAATGCTATGACGCCGGGCTGCTGGGCCGGAACGCGGCGAAATCGGGTTGGGATTTCGACCTGTTCCTGCATCACGGCGCCGGCGCCTATATCTGCGGCGAGGAAACCGCCCTGCTGGAAAGCCTGGAAGGCAAGAAGGGCATGCCCCGGATGAAGCCGCCGTTTCCGGCCGGGGCGGGGCTTTACGGCTGCCCGACCACGGTGAACAACGTCGAATCCATCGCCGTCGTCCCCACCATCCTGCGCCGCGGGGCGGAGTGGTTCGCCTCTTTCGGGCGCCCCAACAACGCCGGCGTCAAGCTGTTCGGCCTGACCGGCCACGTCAACACGCCCTGCGTGGTCGAGGAATCCATGTCGATCCCGATGCGCGAGCTGATCGAAAAGCACGGCGGCGGCATCCGCGGCGGCTGGTCGAACCTCAAGGCGATCATCCCCGGCGGCGCATCCTGCCCGGTCCTGCCCGCGCATCTGTGCGAGGATGCGATCATGGATTTCGACGGCATGCGCGAGCTGAAATCGTCCTTCGGCACGGCCTGCATGATCGTGATGGACCAGTCGGTGGACATCGTGAAGGCGATCTGGCGGCTGTCGGCCTTTTTCAAGCATGAAAGCTGCGGCCAGTGCACGCCCTGCCGCGAGGGCACCGGCTGGATGATGCGCGTCATGGACCGCCTGGTTCGCGGCGAGGCCGAGGTCGAGGAGATCGACATGCTGCTGGACGTGACCAAGCAGGTCGAGGGCCACACCATCTGCGCCCTGGGCGACGCGGCCGCCTGGCCGATCCAGGGCCTGATCCGCCATTACCGCGAGGAAATCGAGGACCGCATCAAGGCCAAGCGGACCGGCCGGATGGGGGCGATGGCGGCGGAATGA
- a CDS encoding DUF5337 family protein encodes MSGSPRPDDGGQMRLAGGVIAAAMLLWLAANWAGQRYGWPVQYAFLADLAAIGALVWSLLVTWRIWRRRDGAPRER; translated from the coding sequence ATGAGCGGCAGCCCCCGCCCCGACGATGGCGGCCAGATGCGGCTGGCAGGCGGCGTGATCGCAGCGGCGATGCTGCTGTGGCTGGCGGCGAACTGGGCGGGGCAGCGTTATGGCTGGCCCGTGCAATATGCCTTTCTCGCCGATCTTGCGGCGATCGGGGCGCTGGTCTGGTCGCTGCTGGTGACTTGGCGCATCTGGCGGCGGCGCGACGGCGCGCCGCGCGAACGATAG